The following proteins are encoded in a genomic region of Candidatus Micrarchaeia archaeon:
- a CDS encoding ATPase, T2SS/T4P/T4SS family, with protein MCNAYLEGSLAVVDLSKCPYEFGSPEFLNIHLKDLATIEGEIARIRYEEELVIEFDEEKTAVLTEYANIIKQVEAIMLREDVYGMKQDDHYELRKRALRQFYDYMFMNPMMAERTLSEFSETMPEKQVYLKGYQTFRAWVNGILKRFSEAKLCALTKKTGDMRMAFLSLAGLKSLYFVNSIVLDIPPNAVPMKDKEASYKLSYGMEVQIYDIQAGDTFLYVQKNPYITDLRPDLQKMLKALILEQSKENFENADYRILFELKSKEYRQFFLDSAVMKGIQISPKEAIAMGREAAAWVVGLGAPIENIALDRQNVTDIYIDSENSPIYIEHRKFGICHTLYRYNRELLENSFRHIVLSEKGVRKFDENVPIVDVVLKRLSMRCHLQRPPATFDELQGALRIMQDTPFTYPQYFSLRTLSPFFAGYDDVMAVLGCSEAVLGLKGCGKTSFTAAKILSIGTKKRIIPIQDIEEIPVRAFRKRGFHIGAARVQSSDVEASGNVQSSYGKELDLVSMANALLRMGDAAIIINEVRSRLAVQGIINLLNTQPGVFLLYNLHAESLKDIQDRLELVFGIPAVSMLATDRYSFLSKIHFGRKGRLHRMVGFSYETNQQEKNFVPVFQLERGNNLESCILKPMFIKNPEATSYDITKMNLGKMEKEMDLEFIPPALKRRAEASGVKPEQYILQAFFKGRIFNQVYLASQETGNPHLTEIDFVFKSNNAANRILLELEDENGTVDFKDAQAKMDVEFAKLLKAEIELTKK; from the coding sequence ATGTGCAACGCCTATCTTGAGGGGAGCTTAGCAGTAGTCGATTTGTCGAAATGCCCGTACGAGTTTGGCTCGCCGGAATTCCTGAACATCCACCTCAAGGACCTCGCGACCATAGAGGGCGAGATAGCCCGCATACGCTACGAAGAGGAACTGGTGATAGAATTTGACGAGGAGAAAACCGCGGTGCTCACCGAATACGCGAACATAATCAAGCAGGTGGAAGCGATAATGCTCCGCGAAGACGTCTACGGCATGAAGCAGGACGACCATTACGAACTGCGGAAACGGGCGCTCCGGCAGTTCTACGATTACATGTTCATGAACCCCATGATGGCCGAGCGCACGCTCAGCGAATTCAGCGAAACCATGCCCGAGAAGCAGGTTTACCTGAAGGGGTACCAGACGTTCCGGGCGTGGGTGAACGGCATACTCAAGCGCTTCTCGGAAGCCAAGCTCTGCGCGCTCACCAAAAAAACAGGGGACATGCGCATGGCGTTCCTCTCGCTCGCAGGCCTCAAGAGCCTCTACTTCGTCAATTCAATAGTCTTGGACATCCCTCCAAACGCTGTGCCCATGAAGGACAAGGAAGCCTCGTACAAGCTTTCGTACGGGATGGAGGTCCAAATATACGATATACAGGCCGGCGACACGTTCCTCTACGTGCAGAAGAACCCGTACATAACAGACCTCAGGCCGGACCTCCAGAAGATGCTCAAAGCCCTCATACTCGAGCAGAGCAAGGAGAATTTCGAGAACGCGGACTACCGCATACTCTTCGAACTCAAGAGCAAGGAGTACCGCCAGTTCTTCCTGGATTCCGCGGTAATGAAGGGAATCCAGATATCCCCGAAGGAGGCGATAGCGATGGGGCGCGAGGCCGCCGCGTGGGTAGTAGGCCTCGGGGCCCCGATAGAGAACATCGCGCTTGACCGCCAGAACGTGACGGACATTTACATAGACAGCGAGAACTCCCCGATTTACATAGAGCACAGGAAATTCGGCATCTGCCACACGCTTTACAGGTACAACCGCGAGCTTCTCGAAAACTCTTTCAGGCACATAGTGCTCTCCGAGAAAGGCGTGCGCAAGTTCGACGAGAACGTGCCCATAGTGGACGTGGTGCTCAAGCGCCTGAGCATGCGGTGCCACCTCCAGCGCCCCCCTGCCACTTTCGACGAGCTGCAGGGCGCCCTGAGGATAATGCAGGACACCCCATTTACTTACCCGCAGTACTTCAGCCTCCGCACGCTCAGCCCGTTCTTCGCAGGTTACGATGATGTGATGGCCGTGCTCGGATGCAGCGAGGCAGTGCTCGGATTGAAAGGATGCGGCAAAACCTCGTTCACTGCGGCGAAAATCCTCTCCATAGGGACAAAAAAGAGGATAATCCCGATCCAGGATATAGAGGAGATCCCGGTGCGCGCGTTCAGGAAGCGCGGCTTCCACATAGGCGCGGCCAGGGTGCAGAGCTCCGATGTCGAAGCAAGCGGCAACGTGCAGTCCTCCTACGGGAAGGAGCTGGACCTGGTGAGCATGGCCAACGCCCTGCTCAGGATGGGCGACGCGGCCATAATAATCAACGAAGTGCGCAGCCGGCTCGCGGTGCAAGGAATAATAAACCTGCTCAACACCCAGCCCGGGGTTTTCCTGCTTTACAACCTCCACGCCGAATCGCTCAAGGACATCCAGGACAGGCTGGAGCTCGTGTTCGGGATTCCCGCGGTGAGCATGCTCGCAACTGACAGGTACAGCTTCCTCTCCAAAATACATTTCGGGAGGAAAGGGCGCCTGCACAGGATGGTAGGGTTCTCGTACGAGACCAACCAGCAGGAAAAGAACTTCGTCCCTGTGTTCCAGCTCGAGCGCGGCAACAATCTCGAGAGCTGCATCCTCAAGCCCATGTTCATAAAGAACCCCGAGGCCACCTCATACGACATAACCAAGATGAACCTGGGGAAAATGGAAAAAGAGATGGACCTGGAGTTCATACCTCCTGCGCTCAAGCGCAGGGCCGAGGCCAGCGGCGTGAAGCCCGAGCAATACATACTCCAGGCATTCTTCAAGGGCCGCATATTCAACCAAGTATACCTGGCTTCCCAGGAAACCGGAAACCCGCACCTGACCGAGATAGATTTCGTTTTCAAGTCGAACAACGCGGCGAACCGGATACTGCTGGAATTGGAAGACGAGAACGGCACGGTGGACTTCAAGGACGCGCAGGCGAAGATGGACGTGGAATTCGCGAAACTCCTGAAAGCCGAAATCGAATTGACCAAGAAATAG